The sequence TTGGCGGCTTTCGGCCGACTGGCGGCGCAGTTCGACCATCGCCCGTTCTTCGGTCTCGTCGAGCATCGATTCGAGCAGGCGGTTGAAGTGCCGCCGCATCGCAAGCCGGGCGCCCGCTGCATCGCGCTTGCGCAACGCCGCGACGACATCGGCATGTTCGGCCTGCCGCGCGCTGCCGTCCTTGCGGCAGACCATCGAATGGCTGGTGCGCACCTCGGGCAATTCCATGCGCATCCGCCACAGGCTTTCGATCACATGGATGATCGCCTTGTTGTTCGACGCCGCGGCGATCGTCATGTGGAACTCACGGTCGATCGCGCTGATGTCGTCCTCGCTAGCGGCGTCGTCGGCCATGGCGGTGAGCAGGCCTTCGAGCTTTTCGAGCGTGTCAGCAGAGATCGTCGGCGCGGCCAGCGCCGCCGCCTCGGCTTCGAACAGCGAGCGCGCTTCGGTCAGCTCGAATGCACTGACCTTGGGCAGGATCGCATTGTCCCCGGGAAGGACCGCCTCGACATAAGCGCCCGCGCCGGTGCGGATGTGGATCCACCCCGTCGCCTGCAGCGCAATTTCCGCTTCGCGGATCGTCACGCGGCTGACCTCGAACCGCTCGGACAGTTCGCGTTCGCCGGGCAGACGCGTTCCGGGCGGATAGCTTCCATCCAGAATCAGACGCCGGATTTCATCGGCGATGTCCTCGAAAAGGCGGCGTTCGGCCATAGCTCAATCATCTCCCCAAATGCGCTTATGGGAGTCCATACAATCCGGTATGACAAGTTTGAAGCCCATGACCGAACTTAAGTTCTAGATTCGTGCCCGGATGCCGATGAAATATTTCGCGCCGTAATAATGATACTGACGGCTGCTGCCATAGACCGGCATGTAGGTCGCCTTCGGCTCGTTGAAGATGTTGAGCGCCTCGAAACGCAGCGACACGCCCTTCATCAGGTCGAGCGACGCGCGGAAATCGACGGTTTCGCTGGGTGCGACATAGCGCAACTGGCTGTTGCCGCCGACGAAATCCTGAAAATATTTGGCG is a genomic window of Sphingopyxis sp. YR583 containing:
- a CDS encoding FadR/GntR family transcriptional regulator, whose amino-acid sequence is MAERRLFEDIADEIRRLILDGSYPPGTRLPGERELSERFEVSRVTIREAEIALQATGWIHIRTGAGAYVEAVLPGDNAILPKVSAFELTEARSLFEAEAAALAAPTISADTLEKLEGLLTAMADDAASEDDISAIDREFHMTIAAASNNKAIIHVIESLWRMRMELPEVRTSHSMVCRKDGSARQAEHADVVAALRKRDAAGARLAMRRHFNRLLESMLDETEERAMVELRRQSAESRQRYLLSAKLA